In Clostridium swellfunianum, a genomic segment contains:
- a CDS encoding manganese catalase family protein gives MFKHEKQLLREVKVERPNPQYAVLMQEQLGGANGELKAALQYLSQSFRIKDPAIHDLFLDIAAEELSHMEMVAQTINLLNGHAVDFTKTMAGEIETHTLTGLAPGLINSSGHPWTADYVNVTGDIAADLLSDIAAEQRAKVVYEYLYRQINDKYVKETIDFLLNREEAHNALFREALNKIQNEASNRDFGVTADSRLYFDLSTPGEFFDSPNPAPPSFNNPRKETRPTTKV, from the coding sequence ATGTTTAAACATGAAAAACAATTATTAAGAGAAGTAAAAGTTGAAAGGCCAAACCCACAGTATGCAGTATTGATGCAGGAGCAGCTTGGAGGTGCAAATGGCGAGTTAAAGGCTGCCCTTCAATACCTTTCACAAAGCTTCAGAATTAAAGATCCAGCAATTCATGATCTGTTTTTAGACATTGCTGCAGAAGAACTTAGCCATATGGAAATGGTAGCTCAGACAATAAATCTGCTTAATGGGCACGCAGTAGATTTTACAAAGACCATGGCGGGAGAAATAGAAACACATACATTAACAGGGTTGGCACCTGGGCTTATTAATTCATCGGGTCATCCATGGACTGCTGATTATGTTAACGTAACTGGAGATATAGCAGCTGATTTATTGTCAGACATAGCAGCAGAGCAAAGGGCTAAGGTAGTGTATGAATACCTTTATCGTCAAATAAATGATAAGTACGTAAAAGAAACTATAGATTTTCTATTAAATAGGGAAGAAGCTCATAATGCGTTGTTTAGAGAAGCGCTAAACAAGATTCAAAATGAAGCTTCAAATAGAGATTTTGGTGTAACGGCGGATTCAAGGCTTTATTTTGACTTATCAACACCAGGGGAATTTTTTGATTCACCAAATCCAGCGCCTCCTAGCTTCAATAATCCACGTAAGGAGACTAGACCTACGACAAAAGTTTAA
- a CDS encoding efflux RND transporter periplasmic adaptor subunit has protein sequence MNMLFKYSIIMGTCVAAAVSLMGCSSIKNENTTAIPTLVSPVTEKLRTEPAKKGSVERTTYKAGYIVPIKKVDMCFKFKGGYLSKLNVKSGDVVKKGQVLAELDTTDKKNAIKEEEIRLKQAQLVYENAEQSGASEAQKQIYQLNIDAEKLKMKQLQDDLKSAVLTADISGKVINVADVKISQFISGYQSLLTIADTEGIQIQCDGNLPDFTIGSKAVIKAGSASYKGEVVTNTYEPNGSSQNGRVVVKFLEEPKNLVIGDGVTVICTIEKKDNVVVIPYKAVRAGEDGHSYVKIYESEDIVERYIEKGIQDGDNIEITTGISEGEIVILN, from the coding sequence ATGAACATGTTATTTAAGTATTCAATAATAATGGGGACATGCGTTGCAGCAGCTGTTAGCCTTATGGGGTGTAGTTCTATCAAAAATGAAAATACAACGGCTATCCCTACGCTTGTTAGTCCGGTTACAGAAAAGCTTAGGACTGAACCAGCTAAAAAGGGAAGTGTCGAAAGAACAACATACAAGGCAGGTTATATTGTTCCTATTAAAAAAGTGGACATGTGTTTTAAATTTAAGGGAGGATATCTTTCAAAACTGAATGTAAAATCAGGGGATGTAGTTAAAAAAGGTCAGGTCCTTGCAGAGCTTGATACAACTGATAAGAAGAATGCAATTAAAGAAGAGGAAATAAGGCTTAAGCAGGCACAGCTGGTCTATGAGAACGCAGAACAAAGCGGGGCTTCAGAGGCACAAAAGCAAATTTACCAGTTAAATATAGATGCTGAAAAACTTAAAATGAAGCAGCTTCAGGATGATTTAAAAAGTGCAGTTTTAACTGCTGATATTTCAGGAAAAGTTATAAATGTAGCAGATGTAAAGATATCTCAGTTCATAAGTGGCTATCAGTCTCTTTTAACCATTGCAGATACGGAAGGTATACAGATTCAGTGTGATGGTAATCTGCCTGATTTTACAATAGGCAGCAAGGCAGTTATTAAAGCTGGAAGTGCAAGCTATAAAGGAGAGGTTGTTACTAATACCTATGAGCCTAATGGCAGTTCTCAAAATGGCAGAGTGGTTGTTAAATTTCTTGAGGAACCTAAGAACTTAGTTATTGGTGACGGAGTTACTGTAATTTGCACTATAGAGAAAAAAGATAATGTGGTGGTAATTCCTTATAAAGCTGTGAGAGCTGGGGAGGATGGTCATTCCTATGTAAAGATATATGAGAGTGAGGATATCGTGGAAAGATATATAGAAAAAGGCATACAGGATGGAGACAATATCGAGATTACAACTGGGATTTCAGAAGGTGAAATAGTAATTTTGAATTAA